TTGCGACAAAATTTGTTCTTAATAGGTATGGAGACACTGCTCTCGCTTTTTCAACAGGAATTGTGACAATAGTAGTTCTTATATTCTCCGAAATATTTCCCAAACAGATTGCAATATTAAATAATGAAGGCATAGCCTTGTCAACCTCAATCTTACTTAAAACATTAACGTTCATATTCACACCCATAATATACGTGATTAACGGAATGACTAAAGCTCTATTAATCCTATGCAAAATAAAAACAAGTCAAAAAATGAATAAAGATACCATAAGAAATATGTTGTCTCTAGCTGAAAACTTAGGGATCCTAGAAAATGATGCTAGAATATTCATGCAAAAGATGTTAAATATAGGAGAAGTTAGAACCTCTGAAGTTATGACTCACCGTACAGAAGTATTTTCCCTATCAAGCACATCAAAACTGAAAGATAAGATTAAAATAATTAAAAAGGAAGGATATTCCAGGATTCCTGTGTATAGGGGGCAGAATAGAGAACAAATAATAGGAATTTTAATAACCAAAGATTTAATTGAGATAAGTAAAAAAGAACTTGAGAAAAGCATCATAAAATTTGCAAAACCTGCTGTCTTTGTACAACAAAACAAAAGAATAAAAGATACTCTAGCAATTATGAGACAAAAACAGAAAATAATGGCAATTGTTATTGATGAATATGGAGGTTTTTCGGGAATACTTACAATAGAGGATATAGTCGAGAAAATATTTGGAGCAATATTTGATGAGTATGATTTAGAAGAAGAAAAACAGTTTATTATTAAAAGGAGTGAAAACATTTACCTAATACTCGGTGAGACCACCTTTGATGAGATCGAAGAAATTATTGGAATAAAAATTCAACACAAAGATTACATAAATACAGTTGGTGGATACATAATGGATTTACTTGATAAGATTCCTAAAGGGGGAGAACAAGTTAATACAGAACATGGAGAATACTTAATAGAGGAAGTGAGGAATCATAAGATTAGAAAAATAATCTTTAAAAAATTTGAAAAGGAGTAAAAGTGTATAAAAATCTTTGGAGAATGGTTTTTAATTTTCCAGAACCTAGATTGAACACAAAACATGGCTTTAACGGAACACCCGCTTATTTGCTAACAATACAAAATTCAATGAAAGTAGTGAACTTTAATATTATTAAAAATTTATTCTTAATTTAACATCAAAAATAAAGAAGAAGATGTAGATTTTTTTCTTGCTAAATAAATAAAAGGAGGATAAAATGCTAAATATTCCAAAATTTTTCAATAAAACATACGAATACACAATAGTGCTCATTATATTGATAATAATAGCGGTAATAGTCATCTCAAATGTTTTCGTAGTTGGTCCATCAGAGGAAGCAATTGTTCTTCGCCTTGGAAGACTAAATAGAACACTTGAATCGGGAATACATATAAAAATTCCACTAATTGAGGAAAAATTCATTCTACCAGTAAAGATAGTACAAGAGGTGAAGTTTGGATTTAATTCAGACAATAACAGAGGAATTAATGTTGGTGAGGATGAAGGAGTAATTATTACTGGAGATTTAAACATAATAAATGTTGAATGGCTAATACAATATAAAATAAACGACCCATATTCTTTCATGTTTAAAGTACAGGACCCAGAAGAAACCATCAAAGACATTGCAAAGTCGTCAATGAACAGGTTGATCGGGGATAACACTATTTTTGAGATAATTAACGACAACAGAGTCGGTGTTACAGAAGGAGTAAAATCCTCTATGAATGAAATTATTAAAACATATAATTTAGGGATAGATATTGTGCAGGTACAAATCAGAAATGCTATGCCACCGAAGGGCAAAGTTTATGAAGCATTTGAAGATGTTAATATTGCGATACAAGATAAAAATAAGTTCATCAATGAGGGAAAGAAAGAATTTAATCAAATCGTTCCCAAAATTAAAGGAGAAGCACTTAAGGTACTAGAGGAAGCTAAGGGATACAAAGAGAGTAGAATAAATAACGCCCTAGCTGATACTAAGATTTTTAACGCAATTTTAAATGCATACATTAAAGATCCAGAAATTACAAGAGAGAGGCTCTACAATGAAACAATGAAGGAGATCCTTGAAAATAAAGATAACATTGAAATAATCGACAAGAATTTCAAAAACTTCCTTCCGTTTAAGGAGATAAAGTAAATGAAATACATGGTAAAATTCTTATTCTCTATTGCTAAAACTGCTGTCTTTACATTACTATTTGCTTTAATCTCACTTTCCATAATGCAACCAATTTATATCCTAAAAGAAAATGAGATATCAATCACTACAAGACTTGGAAAAATTGAGAGAACTGAAAACACAGCAGGACTTAAATATAAAATTCCATTTATTGAACATGTGCAAATATTTCCCAAAATCATACTCAGATGGGACGGGGAGCCCCAAAGAATTCCAACGGGTGGAGAGGAAAAGCAATTAATATGGATAGATACAACTGCTAGATGGAAAATTGCAGATATTAATAAATTCTACACATCAATTAAAACAATGGATAGGGCTTATGTAAGAATTGATGCTGCCATTGAACCTGCTGTTAGAGGTGTTATTGCTATGTATCCTTTACTTGAAATGATTAGAAGTTCAAACGACCCAGTTCAAAGATTATCTCACGGAATTTTAACAGCTCAAGAGGCTAAGAGTGACACAACTTATCAGATAACAAAGGGTCGAAAAACCATCGAAAATGAAATAATTCAGGTTGCAAATAAAAACACTAAAGATATTGGAATTGAAATTGTTGATGTTCTTATTAGAAAAATTAGCTACGACCCAAGCTTAATCGATTCAGTACATAACAGAATGATCTCAGAAAGGCAACAAATTGCAGAAGAACAAAGAAGTACGGGAATGGCTGAGAAAACGGAAATACTTGGTAGCATTGAAAAAGAAAAACTAAAATTATTAAGTGAGGCAAAAGCTGAGGCAGCTAAAATTAAAGCTGAGGGAGATAGTGAAGCGGCACGTATTTATGCAGCCGCATATGGGAAAAGTGTTGAATTTTACAGATTTTGGCAAGCACTAGAAAGCTACAAGACAGTACTTAAAGATAAGCGAAAAACATTTTCAACAGATATGGACTTCTTCAGGTACTTACATAACAGAAAATGAAACGATACGTTAGATTTAATAAAAGTTTTATTTAAAAATGATATTAAAGGTTTATTATAACAATTCCCTATTCTTTAATGGCTACAGAGTCGTTGCTCCGATTGTTTAGAGTCAAATTCACAGAAAAAGTGGACAAACGAAGTACTATCATTTTTGCTAGTATTACGGAGAAGACAAAACAAACCCCATACTTAGTAGGCTATGACATAAAAAATATGCCTTATTCATTCTGAATAATGATTGTAAAGCTCGCATTATTCAAAATTATTCAAAATGTACTTTAATACAGCATCATTATAATGGTAATCTATTACTTCGCAAGCCTTATCCTTAAGCGCATCAATACCATTCTGAGGAGTGACCTTGTGAATTTCATTTTCGTTAAAGACAGAGATATCATTGTCAGAATCCCCAAAATAAACAATATCTTTGTAAGAAATAGACAAATAATCAGCTAAAAATTTAATCCCATTTATCTTCTCAGCACGAACGCTTTGTATTTCAATAACACTAATCTTGTCATTAAATTCTACTCTTCCATACTTAGAAACCTTAAGTTCAGAATAACTTTTCATATTCAAAAAAATATCTTCGATTCTTTCCCGAGTAGCAATAATGGTAACAGACAAAACATCATAAAGAGAAATATCACTAAGTTTATCTATTTTGACAATATTTGAACGGCAATAGGTTTGCTTAAATGTAAGATACCAATGCTCTAAAAAATTATTAATACCATCATAAACATTAAACACCTCTCCTTTTTGTATCACTTTAAAAAATACAGAAAACCCATTATGCTTAAAACAAGAATAAATATCATCAACACAATCCCAACTTATGTTTTCTACATAAAGGGGCCTGCTCTGATCTACAGATGTGACATAAGCACCGTCATGACTAATTAAAGGAATCTTAAAATTAAATCCTCTCAAAGGAGACCTCATAAGATAAAAATCTCTGCCTGTTGCAACCGTAAAATTAAAATCATCTCTCTTCAGAAGTTCCCTCAGACTATTCCTTGAAAAATCTGATAAGGATCCCCTACTATCAAGCAACGTACCATCTAAATCCGTAATAAAAACTTTGCTCACAAAATTACTCCTATGTTCCTAAATAGAGCGCACAAAGCTAATTGTACAACTTTAAACATAAAAACAAAAATTGCCCTTCCCTATTTGTGTTTATTGACAAAAAAAAATGTTTGTGAAAAAATTATGGTGTTACATAACAAGAATGGCCGCTGTAGCTCAGTTGGTAGAGCATAGGACTGAAAATCCTTGTGTCAGGAGTTCGATTCTCCTCGGCGGCAATGTTTCATTGGTTTTGTTTGTTGCATTATTGGTTAGTGACAATGGTCTTGTCTTGGGGTTTTGATTTCTCTTTAATGCGAGGGCGCCTGTGGAACAGCAGAGCTTAAAATCGTTCCTCGGGGAGTTTGTTCTCTTGGGGCTGCTATTTAAAATTCTACTTAAGAGGGCTCAGGATGATTCTCAAAGAAATAAAAAGGATAGAAGACTTAACAGAAGATGATATTATTTTTTCAAATATCGGAAATTTGTCCAAACTGAGTGCACGAGTAAATGATAGAATCATTAAAGCTTTAAAGCAGGGAAGTGTTTCACACATACCCGTAATTAATAACTATACAAACATGCCACATGAAAAATTGATAAGTATGGTCAATGAGGAGCTATTAGACAACGAAATAAATTCTTTAAAGGAAGATTTAATACAGGCTTTAAAGGACGTATACAAGCCCTTCTCAGAAAGAGATAAAATATTTGTAATTTCCGGTAAGAAGAGCTTGATCAATCTAAACATTCTTATGGAAGAAGCACCCGATTCAATTTACTTTAAAGAGATCATTGAGGGTAGTTTTAAGATTTTACCAACACATAAAATGATATCTATTCAAAAGTTACTACTGGAAGTGTATGATTACTTTGATCTTCAAAAGATTAGGAATAAAGATAATCTTTCTAACGCAAGAACAATCAAAAAGCTATACCTGCATTCGATCAGAAGAGATTGGGAATTTTTTAATGGAAAAGTAAAAACATCAGGAGATTCTGTCTTATTACACGCAATTGACACTACAATTTATTTTTTAATGACAATTGCACACTTAAATAAGGAGAGAGCAGCAAAAGATGCCCCTCGTTCAACAACAAAATTTTTTATCGACAAAGGACACTATACACAATTCACAGAATTTTTCTATGACAACAACATAATAATACAAGCTGCTCTTGGTGTGCTTTTGCATCCCATCGGACTCATGCATACTACTATACTACAAAACTTAAAAGACAAAATTAGCTTTAAAAACAAGGATGCAGAGGAAAAATACAGGCTTAAGGTGGAGAATTTAGAGAAAAGCATTAATGTATCTAAGAATCTATTTAGACTCAGAGAAGACATATCTCCCATTACAAAGATGATAATAAACGGACAAAGAAGTTACCTTGACAGTAAAAATCATTTGGATATAAAAATTAAAAGATTCACTCACGAACTTATTAGAATTTTTTGTTTAATAGATACTTACGATGAAATGGTCAATCCTATTACGATAAAAGAACCCGTCAACCCCCTGGAAGCTATTGAGTTTCTATTGCAAAATAGCTCAAAATACCATTGGGACACAGGCAAGCCGAATGAATACTTAAAGAACAAAAAATTTGATGCAAAAATGTTAAAAATTTTTCTAAAAATACTTGCACCCTTTGACTATGGGGAAATTCTAGACATTTGCACAAAAGATTGCAATGAGTCCTTATTCAAGGTCGTTGTTTGCGATTACAATATGGGCATGATGCCCATTTTATCTGTCATAAGAAAAAAAGATAAAGCCTATAACATTGGAGATGTGGTACTTAACCTTGATTCCAAAGAGATAATCGTTAAGGGAGAAAAAGGAGAGATAAAGAAAAGTTCACTAAAAAATGTTAGCAAATTTGAATTAAAGCGCAATATCGAGGAACTCAGAAGTCATGAGTTTAATCTTTTTGCTCTCTAAAGATTGAATATTGAGATTATTAATGATCGAACTTGTAAAAATCAAGTTTTGAATCGCCGTATCTCCTGGAATCGTATTTAGAAAGACTCAAGATACTGCTACTTAAATGTTCCCTAGAAGGATGATGGATAATAATCTTTGCTTTTTTATTTAAGCTCCCATTTCTTGAAACTGCTTCAAACAGTTTTTCTTTAAAAAGATAATCAAAAGGTGGGTCAAGATAGATAAAATCATAAAAAAGATTACTTCTTTTGATGAAAAACTCGGCCTCATTGAAAAAAAATTTATAAGGCTCCTTTATGAAACCAAAATTCTTAACCAAAACGCTCCTAGAAGCCTTATTGCAATCAACAAGATGAGCAAGCCGAGCTCCTCTACTGAGAGCCTCAAGAGACATTATCCCTGTACCCGCAAACACGTCAAGAAAATTTGCATCTAAAATCTGATTAAAAATAATGGAAAACAGAGCCTCTCTAACAACAGCCATCACAGGACGCACACCGCCCGTCCTAGGAAAAGCAACTCTTCTCCCCTTGTACTTGCCTGCACTCACATGCATGAGCACTAATTTTAAATTATTTTAACAAAATATTAAATATTTAAAACTTGAATTTTGATATAATTTTTCCTTAAGAGGGACATGCTATGAAAGGTATAATCTTAGCAGCTGGATATGGCACAAGATTTTTACCAGTAACAAAAACCATTCCAAAGGAAATGTTGCCAATTTTAAACAGACCGGCCATTGATTACGTCGTTGAAGAATTTATTAATTCTGGCATTAAAGACATATTAATAATAACTTCAAGAAGAAAGGAAGTTCTAGATAATTATTTCGACAGAGAAATTGAACTTGAATCTATATTTAAAAAAGAGAATAGGCGAGATTTACTAGAAATCATTGATCTTAAGGACATCAATATTAGCTTTATAAAACAAAATGAGATGATGGGCACAGGACATGCTTTACTGCATGCAAAACCTTGGATTGGGGGTGAAACCACAGTGGTGGCATACCCCGATGATCTACACATTGGAAACCCTCCCCTAACAGCACAACTTATAGGATTACATCAAGAAACTGGAAAAAGTATACTGTCTATTATTGAAAATCCCAAAAACATCAATAGATATGGAGTAATAGAATTAGACAAAGACAACATTCATGTCAAAGACATCATAGAAAAGCCAGAAATCGGAAAAGAACCAAGCAATAAGGCTTCCATTGGGAGATTTTTATATACTTACGAATTTTTTAAGTACTTAGAAGAAGGATTTAAAATTCACAAGAGGGGAGAATATCATCACATTTATGCTTTAAGGAAACTGATGTCTGAGGGCAAGGTACTGTATAAAGAAATAGAAGGTGAAAGACTTGATACAGGTGATATTGAAGGCTATTTAGAGGCAATAATTAAAGTTGCTAAAAGAGACGACAAGTTACTCAAGATAATTAAGAATTTAGTAGAGGCTAAGTGAACACAATAAAAAAACGCCAAGAATTTTATGCTTCTCTCAGCTTATTGAGAAAATACATAGATGAAAACATAGAAGAAAAAATTTTAAAATATAGCATTTTCTCAAAACTTTACATGCTAAATGAAGAAGAGATTAAAAATCTTATAGAAATAAGCAAAGAATACGAACTTGAAAAAAACAAAATAAACAGTACTCTTGAAGAATATTACTATGAAAAAAATAAAGACACAAAAATTAAAGATTGGCTGTTAGGGATAATTAGGGAAAAAAATTCATTACAAATACGAAAAGAAACAAATCTTATTAGTAAAAGACTTGGAATAACATATAAATTGAAATCAACCCATTATTTAAAGTTAATTGAAATACAAAATAATCCAGAGTACCCCTTGTGCAAAAGGGAATTATATAAACAACTGATATTAAACTTCTCAAGCAACATAAAAGCAGAAAATTTAGAACCAACAGTAGATATACTAGTAGCTGTAAGAAATAGAAACAAGGAAGAAATTAAACACATCTTAAAGCAACCCCAAACACTACAAAGACTCTTCAAGTCTAGCTTGACAAGAAAAGAAAGTAGAGTAATAAAACTGCAAAAATTGCTTATCTTAACGTACTGGCCGGTAGGATGCTTATCTAGACCTCTTTTTAATAAAATTTTAACAAAAAGTTATAAACACACGATAGGTGAAATCTTGACCTTAACGTACGATGAGATTCTTAAATACCTTCGCACAATGAAAACCTTAAGCCTTAATGAAATTTTTTACAAAGGATCAAGAAAAAATATCAATTTTAATTACTTTTTCAGCGACTTTACAAAATACACCCCCAAGGATTTTCAAAATGCACTAAAAATGTATTTGTCTTTGTTTGAAAAAATTGCAATAAGCAAATATTTACAGTGGTTCTTTAAGGATAAAGTACCAAACGAATGGGAAGATTTTATTTTTGCAATTGAATACATAGCAAAACACAGGTTGTTAAACTTAAGTGAAAAAATAGAAGATATCATTGCAGCAAAATTTCAAGCAGAGGACTTCTTTGTGTCTTTTGAAAAAATGAGCTTTAACCCATACAGGAATGCAAACGCATTTCAAAACAAACATATAAAGAAAACATTTTTACAAAATGTGATCAATTACATTAAAGACAATACGAAAGAAATAAACACATATGGATGGATAGCGTTCTACATTTATGCAGATAAAGATGACAAGGAAAATTTCTCAAACGATATAAAAACATTCTTTAGGAACAAAGATTTTGAAATTCAGAATCAAATACTTGTACACTTTTTGTCCCTTTATCCGAATATTGGTATGGAGCATTTGCAATTCATATCGGAAATGATACTCCATCTTGACGAGAATAAAATTACCATACCTAAAGAAATAATAAGAATGCAGAAGACCCTTGCCCAAGAATTAGACTACTATGAATCATACATTTTCATTAAATCATTAACCTTAAGAACAAGAGTACTTAAAATTTTACATAAGAATATTCAACCAAACCCAATGTTAAACTCGGTAGAGTTTAGGAATGAAAAGCTACTACCTGCATTGTGTTATGTTATTTATTACTTAAACCCAAATGCGTTAAAAGAAGAGAAGTCGATCCACTCTACGCAAAAAGAAGATATAATGAAATTCATTTCATTTTTGGATAAAGATCAAAATAAATTTATCTCTAGAACAAAATGAAATATAGCAATATTTACACTAACATAATACAATGTTAATGATAAAAGATATGAAGACTCATTTTTTACTGCTCAAAAACTCGATAATCTTTGCTTTGTTTCTAGTATTATTGTTAAACCCTAATTTCGCGTATGCCCAAAGATTAATTAGAATTGGACAGGAAGAGATTAAAAATAAAAACTACTCAAAGGCAATAAAAATTCTCAGTGATGCTATTCAAAAGTATCCAAAAGCACAAAACGGATATTATTTTCTGGCAATAGCCTATAGGGAAAATAACCAGTTAACAGAGTCAGAGGGTGCTTTGCTTGATGGAATTGCAGTTGGAGGGAGTATTGACTATAAGCTATATTTTGAACTTGGAAACATAATGTTTAAAAGGGGCGAGGGGTACTACAATCTAGCAATCAAATACTATTCCAACTCCGTTAAAAACATGCCTAATTACGACAGGGCACTGCTTAACAGAGCAAACTCTTATGTTGAACAAGGAAAAGTCAATTTTAAGGAAAAAGATTACAAAAATGCATGGGATTCCTACACTATGGCGATTCACGACTATTCACAATTTATTACCCTGAGGTACGAGACTGAAAAAAAAGACGACATTCTCCATATGATAAACCTCTTAAGAGATAAAAAAGCGGACCTGGAGGAACTTGACAAAAGTCTAAAAAGCGGAGACGCCCTTATTCCTAAAGATAGTAAAGATAGTAAAGATAGTAAAGATAGTAAAGATAGTAAAGATAGTAAAGATAGTAAAGATAGTAAAGATAGTAAAGATAGTAAAGATAGTAAAGATAGTAAAGATAGTAAAGATAGTAAAGATAGTAAAGATAGTAAAGATAGTAAAGATAGTAAAGATAGTAAAGATAGTAAAGATAGTAAAGATAGTAAAGATAGTAAAGATAGTAAAGATAGTAAAGATAGTAAAGATAGTAAAGATAGTAAAGATAGTAAAGATAGTAAAGATAGTAAAGATAGTAAAGATAGTCCTGAAGAAGAATTTGAGAGTAATTTAAAGACAGATTCTTTAATTGAGCTAGAAAAAATTAATTTGCAAGAGGAGTTAACAATAGATGAATAACAGAAAAAGCTTACCTATACTATTAGTTTTAATATTTCTGCTTATTTCTTCATTCGCGTCGCTTGGTTACTATATATATAAAGACCGACTAGACAAAAGAAACCAGGAGATAATGCTAAATGAGGTAAAGAATAGTGTTATGGATAGAAATTACAAAAAAGCTTATTCAATAACGAAAATCCTGAAAGATAAGTATCCAAAAAACACGGATATTGTGATGCTTGAAGGGACGTTAGCAGAACTTGCTAATAACAGTCCCTTTGAATCGAAAAGCTTGCAAAGGGATACCGCTAATCAAATAATAGATAAAATACAAGGAAGAGAAGAATTAATACCTATTAACAATGGAAACTCTGATATTGCTTTTAATAATAGATACATTAAGGATAATACAGAAGTGGAAAACTATGCCGACAGAAAAGAAGATACTGGTATTGAAGACGAAGATATTTTAGAGTTTAGGCACAGTAAAGTACCTAAAAATTTAGGTAATAATAAAGGTAAAATTGAGGATAATCAAAAGTCAAACATAGACAACAAAGAATCTACTGATAACCAAAAAAATTTATTTAACTTAAAAAAATTAAAAGACAACTTAAGTAAAGAGTTAAATAATAAAGATAAGCATTTAGAAAATCAAAGAAAAGAAATAATAAAACACAAACGGAATGAAGATGCTTCTAGAGAAAAACTTACAAACGATCCCAAAGCAAAAACAACAAGCCAAGATGAACACCCTAAAGAGAATCTTGATTCTTTGCCCCTAAAGTCCCCAATAAAAACAGAGCAACCCACTCCTTCAAGAATTCTTCCTAAACCACAAAGTCAGACTGTTGAAAAGATAGAAAGACCCTATGACTACTTTATAAAAAAAGAGCTGTATGAAATACTAGACAATATTAATACCGGAAATCCTTCTACCGGCAAGAGCAGACTTAATGAACTCATCAAAAGGGGATTAAGCGATAGTTTCAATAGGGTGAATGCTTTAATTGACAAGTTGAAATATCAGGAAGCCGCCCAGGTATTGCTTGAACTAATAAAGCAACATGTTGAGTTTAAATCAATTAGCCTACAAAAAGCTCCTTATTTAAAGGAGCTTTTTGTAGAAGAGGGCCCTGAGCAAGAAATTCTTGCCACAAAAGATATTTCATTGGATGATAAAATCAAAACAGAAGAGACCCCTAAAAGCTCTCCAACAGATTTAACCTCCCTTAAAACATTAGCACTAACAAATGAAAACAAAGGTAATTTAAAGATAGCTGAAGAAATTTATGAAAAAATTGCAAGCATTACAAAAAGAGCAGAAGACTACTACAAAATTGGAATAATTAAATTTAAACTAAAAAAACATAAAGAAGCAATTAAAGCTTTCCGTGATACACTGCTAATCCATCCAAACAACAAAAGAGCATACACAAATATAGGAACAATCCTGCTAATGTTAAATGAAAACAAGGAAGCAATCCAAGCTTTCGAAAAGGCAATTGCAATCGACCAAAATTATGGTACTGCTTTTTATAAAAAGGGAATAGCGGAAGAAAAAAATAACGATAAAACGCAAGCCTTCATGAGCTTTAAAAGAGCTCATGATATTACTAAAAATCCTAACTATGCCATAAAAACAGGAATTGCTGCAAATCATATTGGAGACTTTCAAAACGGAGAAAAATACCTAAATATGGTAAGTGCTTCATTGCAGGAGGGAAATGACATTGTACTTTACAACCTAGCAATGGCAAAATTTGAAAATGACAGTCTCAGCGCATCACTAGAAACCGTAAATAAAGCTCTTGCCATGAACCCAGCCAAACCCGAATATTTGTATTTAAAAGCATCAATCTTTTTAACTAAAGGAGACTATAACAAGGCAATAACACTATATAATAATATCATTTCAAAAACCCCTGCAAATATTACAGCCCACATAAATTTAGCAAGAGCATACGAAAAATTGGGTAATGAACGCAAAGCGATTGAAATACTTGAAAAAATTAGTAACAAGAATCATCCAGTGGCATTAAATAATCTTGGAAAACTTTATAAAAAACAAGGAAATTACCAAAAAGCAATAGATATTTTTCAAAAATTAGAAGCTAGCTCAGATATTGAAGCAAAGTATAATCTAGCCGTTACACTTTTGGCTGCCAAGGAGAACAAAAAAGCAATGGAAAAACTAAAAGAGTATATCAAACTAGATTCAAACAACCCAGAGGCCCTCCATGCATTGGGGATAATAGAATATAATGAAAACGGAAATGATAAAAGACTTAAAGAAATCATTAAAAAATTTCCTAATTACTCACAAAATAAGAGGATAATAAAAATTGTGGGACAATGAATAAGATAAAATTCTTAAATAAAAGCTTAGTACAAAAAATAGCAGCAGGAGAAGCCATAGATAGACCTTCCTCTGTTTTAAAAGAATTACTTGACAACTCGATAGATTCTGAAGCAGATAAAATAGAGGTTTTTCTTGAAGAGGGAGGTATGCGAAGAATACTAATAGTAGATAATGGAAGCGGAATAAGCCCAGAGGACTTAAAAATATGCTACCTACCCCACACTACTTCAAAAATTAATACAGAACAAGATCTTGAAAAAATCGAAACACTAGGCTTTAGAGGAGAAGCTCTCTCCAGCATTGCGATTTGTTCTAATCTCACAATAACAAGCTCAACAACAGGAGAAGAAAGTTATCAAATTGAAGTTGAAAACGGAATTGAAAAATATTTTAAAAAACAATCTCCAATAAACGGAACAATAGTAGACGTTACAAATTTATT
The sequence above is drawn from the Borrelia sp. RT5S genome and encodes:
- the hflC gene encoding protease modulator HflC translates to MKYMVKFLFSIAKTAVFTLLFALISLSIMQPIYILKENEISITTRLGKIERTENTAGLKYKIPFIEHVQIFPKIILRWDGEPQRIPTGGEEKQLIWIDTTARWKIADINKFYTSIKTMDRAYVRIDAAIEPAVRGVIAMYPLLEMIRSSNDPVQRLSHGILTAQEAKSDTTYQITKGRKTIENEIIQVANKNTKDIGIEIVDVLIRKISYDPSLIDSVHNRMISERQQIAEEQRSTGMAEKTEILGSIEKEKLKLLSEAKAEAAKIKAEGDSEAARIYAAAYGKSVEFYRFWQALESYKTVLKDKRKTFSTDMDFFRYLHNRK
- a CDS encoding BB_0208 family protein translates to MNTIKKRQEFYASLSLLRKYIDENIEEKILKYSIFSKLYMLNEEEIKNLIEISKEYELEKNKINSTLEEYYYEKNKDTKIKDWLLGIIREKNSLQIRKETNLISKRLGITYKLKSTHYLKLIEIQNNPEYPLCKRELYKQLILNFSSNIKAENLEPTVDILVAVRNRNKEEIKHILKQPQTLQRLFKSSLTRKESRVIKLQKLLILTYWPVGCLSRPLFNKILTKSYKHTIGEILTLTYDEILKYLRTMKTLSLNEIFYKGSRKNINFNYFFSDFTKYTPKDFQNALKMYLSLFEKIAISKYLQWFFKDKVPNEWEDFIFAIEYIAKHRLLNLSEKIEDIIAAKFQAEDFFVSFEKMSFNPYRNANAFQNKHIKKTFLQNVINYIKDNTKEINTYGWIAFYIYADKDDKENFSNDIKTFFRNKDFEIQNQILVHFLSLYPNIGMEHLQFISEMILHLDENKITIPKEIIRMQKTLAQELDYYESYIFIKSLTLRTRVLKILHKNIQPNPMLNSVEFRNEKLLPALCYVIYYLNPNALKEEKSIHSTQKEDIMKFISFLDKDQNKFISRTK
- the rsmD gene encoding 16S rRNA (guanine(966)-N(2))-methyltransferase RsmD; protein product: MHVSAGKYKGRRVAFPRTGGVRPVMAVVREALFSIIFNQILDANFLDVFAGTGIMSLEALSRGARLAHLVDCNKASRSVLVKNFGFIKEPYKFFFNEAEFFIKRSNLFYDFIYLDPPFDYLFKEKLFEAVSRNGSLNKKAKIIIHHPSREHLSSSILSLSKYDSRRYGDSKLDFYKFDH
- the hflK gene encoding FtsH protease activity modulator HflK translates to MLNIPKFFNKTYEYTIVLIILIIIAVIVISNVFVVGPSEEAIVLRLGRLNRTLESGIHIKIPLIEEKFILPVKIVQEVKFGFNSDNNRGINVGEDEGVIITGDLNIINVEWLIQYKINDPYSFMFKVQDPEETIKDIAKSSMNRLIGDNTIFEIINDNRVGVTEGVKSSMNEIIKTYNLGIDIVQVQIRNAMPPKGKVYEAFEDVNIAIQDKNKFINEGKKEFNQIVPKIKGEALKVLEEAKGYKESRINNALADTKIFNAILNAYIKDPEITRERLYNETMKEILENKDNIEIIDKNFKNFLPFKEIK
- a CDS encoding sugar phosphate nucleotidyltransferase, with the protein product MKGIILAAGYGTRFLPVTKTIPKEMLPILNRPAIDYVVEEFINSGIKDILIITSRRKEVLDNYFDREIELESIFKKENRRDLLEIIDLKDINISFIKQNEMMGTGHALLHAKPWIGGETTVVAYPDDLHIGNPPLTAQLIGLHQETGKSILSIIENPKNINRYGVIELDKDNIHVKDIIEKPEIGKEPSNKASIGRFLYTYEFFKYLEEGFKIHKRGEYHHIYALRKLMSEGKVLYKEIEGERLDTGDIEGYLEAIIKVAKRDDKLLKIIKNLVEAK
- a CDS encoding hemolysin family protein, whose amino-acid sequence is MLELSLIIVSIVLSAVFSASETAYTSLSLMQLQDIKKKGKLGAIVYYLAQNPSKLVTTILIGNNISNITTSVLATKFVLNRYGDTALAFSTGIVTIVVLIFSEIFPKQIAILNNEGIALSTSILLKTLTFIFTPIIYVINGMTKALLILCKIKTSQKMNKDTIRNMLSLAENLGILENDARIFMQKMLNIGEVRTSEVMTHRTEVFSLSSTSKLKDKIKIIKKEGYSRIPVYRGQNREQIIGILITKDLIEISKKELEKSIIKFAKPAVFVQQNKRIKDTLAIMRQKQKIMAIVIDEYGGFSGILTIEDIVEKIFGAIFDEYDLEEEKQFIIKRSENIYLILGETTFDEIEEIIGIKIQHKDYINTVGGYIMDLLDKIPKGGEQVNTEHGEYLIEEVRNHKIRKIIFKKFEKE
- a CDS encoding HAD-IIB family hydrolase: MSKVFITDLDGTLLDSRGSLSDFSRNSLRELLKRDDFNFTVATGRDFYLMRSPLRGFNFKIPLISHDGAYVTSVDQSRPLYVENISWDCVDDIYSCFKHNGFSVFFKVIQKGEVFNVYDGINNFLEHWYLTFKQTYCRSNIVKIDKLSDISLYDVLSVTIIATRERIEDIFLNMKSYSELKVSKYGRVEFNDKISVIEIQSVRAEKINGIKFLADYLSISYKDIVYFGDSDNDISVFNENEIHKVTPQNGIDALKDKACEVIDYHYNDAVLKYILNNFE